One Salvia splendens isolate huo1 chromosome 12, SspV2, whole genome shotgun sequence genomic window carries:
- the LOC121759549 gene encoding cytochrome P450 CYP749A22-like isoform X2, translated as MIPLLAMAVSLFVLIIPSIILYKLCWIPLRLQRLMESQGIRGPPYRFLHGTTNEIIKMNHQTKDAATKDISHDIFPIIQPHLYSWIKLYGNNFLHWIGTEPEIVVTEPELIKEILTNKEGTYPKTIVRGYFKQLLGDGLVVTDGEKWSKLRKLSNHAFHGDCLKEMVPAMVSCVETMLEKWRSYHGKEIEVCSEFRLLSSDVISRTAFGSSYLEGRKIFDMLSKLGVLISRNVFKIRLFGFGFIRTRDDIEADKTELLLHDSIMEIVKKRQFEVQSGKADSFGSDFLGSLLKGHHDTDPKSQISAAEIIDECKTFYFAGQETTFSLLSWTTFLLAIHTDWQERAREAVLQLFGQQNPNSDGLSRLKTVNMILYETLRLYSPVTSILRRIDSRVKLGKYEFPANMRVSIPPLAIHRNPDIWGQDAHLFKPERFSEGMAKAMNGNPTAFLGFGYGPRTCVGLNLAISEAKIALSMILQRYKFTLSPEYVHSPLIVLTAHPQHGVGILLQPL; from the exons ATGATTCCCCTTTTAGCTATGGCTGTATCCctttttgtgttgataattcCTTCAATCATCTTGTACAAATTATGTTGGATTCCTCTTCGTCTTCAACGTTTGATGGAGTCTCAAGGAATCAGAGGCCCTCCTTACAGATTCCTCCATGGCACCACCAACGAGATCATCAAGATGAATCACCAAACAAAAGATGCAGCTACCAAGGACATATCTCATGATATATTTCCAATAATTCAGCCTCACTTGTATTCTTGGATTAAATTATATG GAAATAATTTTCTTCACTGGATTGGTACTGAACCTGAAATTGTTGTTACTGAGCCAGAGTTGATCAAGGAAATCCTCACCAACAAAGAAGGTACATATCCAAAAACCATAGTAAGAGGCTACTTCAAGCAATTGTTAGGAGATGGACTTGTTGTGACAGATGGTGAAAAATGGTCTAAGCTTAGGAAATTGTCTAATCATGCTTTCCATGGAGACTGCCTCAAG GAGATGGTACCTGCCATGGTTTCTTGTGTCGAGACCATGCTTGAGAAATGGAGGAGTTACCATGGTAAAGAAATCGAGGTATGCAGCGAATTCAGGCTTCTTAGCTCAGATGTGATTTCTAGAACAGCTTTTGGAAGTAGCTATTTGGAAGGGAGAAAGATATTTGATATGTTGTCCAAGCTTGGTGTCTTGATTTCCAGAAATGTGTTCAAGATCAGACTTTTTGGTTTTGG ATTTATAAGAACACGGGATGACATCGAAGCAGACAAAACCGAGCTGTTGCTTCATGATTCTATCATGGAAATAGTAAAGAAGAGACAGTTTGAGGTTCAAAGTGGCAAAGCAGACAGTTTCGGTAGTGATTTTCTAGGATCGCTCCTAAAAGGTCACCACGATACAGATCCGAAGAGCCAGATATCAGCAGCTGAGATCATCGATGAATGTAAAACCTTCTATTTTGCTGGACAAGAAACAACTTTCAGTTTACTGTCATGGACCACATTTCTCCTTGCAATCCACACAGACTGGCAAGAGAGAGCCAGGGAAGCAGTGTTACAACTTTTCGGTCAACAAAATCCCAACTCTGATGGCCTTTCCAGATTAAAAACC GTTAACATGATATTATATGAAACACTGAGGCTATACAGCCCTGTCACTAGTATTCTAAGGAGAATAGACAGCAGAGTGAAGTTGGGAAAATACGAGTTTCCTGCAAATATGAGAGTTTCTATTCCGCCTCTAGCCATCCACCGGAATCCTGACATATGGGGTCAAGACGCTCACCTTTTCAAACCGGAAAGATTTTCTGAAGGGATGGCTAAGGCGATGAATGGCAACCCCACAGCCTTTCTAGGATTTGGATATGGGCCACGAACTTGTGTGGGCCTCAATTTGGCGATCAGTGAGGCAAAGATAGCGCTCTCGATGATCCTCCAACGCTACAAGTTCACACTCTCACCGGAGTATGTTCACTCGCCTTTGATAGTCCTCACTGCTCACCCGCAGCACGGAGTTGGGATCTTGCTTCAGCCGCTTTAA
- the LOC121759549 gene encoding cytochrome P450 CYP749A22-like isoform X1, with product MIPLLAMAVSLFVLIIPSIILYKLCWIPLRLQRLMESQGIRGPPYRFLHGTTNEIIKMNHQTKDAATKDISHDIFPIIQPHLYSWIKLYGNNFLHWIGTEPEIVVTEPELIKEILTNKEGTYPKTIVRGYFKQLLGDGLVVTDGEKWSKLRKLSNHAFHGDCLKEMVPAMVSCVETMLEKWRSYHGKEIEVCSEFRLLSSDVISRTAFGSSYLEGRKIFDMLSKLGVLISRNVFKIRLFGFGRFIRTRDDIEADKTELLLHDSIMEIVKKRQFEVQSGKADSFGSDFLGSLLKGHHDTDPKSQISAAEIIDECKTFYFAGQETTFSLLSWTTFLLAIHTDWQERAREAVLQLFGQQNPNSDGLSRLKTVNMILYETLRLYSPVTSILRRIDSRVKLGKYEFPANMRVSIPPLAIHRNPDIWGQDAHLFKPERFSEGMAKAMNGNPTAFLGFGYGPRTCVGLNLAISEAKIALSMILQRYKFTLSPEYVHSPLIVLTAHPQHGVGILLQPL from the exons ATGATTCCCCTTTTAGCTATGGCTGTATCCctttttgtgttgataattcCTTCAATCATCTTGTACAAATTATGTTGGATTCCTCTTCGTCTTCAACGTTTGATGGAGTCTCAAGGAATCAGAGGCCCTCCTTACAGATTCCTCCATGGCACCACCAACGAGATCATCAAGATGAATCACCAAACAAAAGATGCAGCTACCAAGGACATATCTCATGATATATTTCCAATAATTCAGCCTCACTTGTATTCTTGGATTAAATTATATG GAAATAATTTTCTTCACTGGATTGGTACTGAACCTGAAATTGTTGTTACTGAGCCAGAGTTGATCAAGGAAATCCTCACCAACAAAGAAGGTACATATCCAAAAACCATAGTAAGAGGCTACTTCAAGCAATTGTTAGGAGATGGACTTGTTGTGACAGATGGTGAAAAATGGTCTAAGCTTAGGAAATTGTCTAATCATGCTTTCCATGGAGACTGCCTCAAG GAGATGGTACCTGCCATGGTTTCTTGTGTCGAGACCATGCTTGAGAAATGGAGGAGTTACCATGGTAAAGAAATCGAGGTATGCAGCGAATTCAGGCTTCTTAGCTCAGATGTGATTTCTAGAACAGCTTTTGGAAGTAGCTATTTGGAAGGGAGAAAGATATTTGATATGTTGTCCAAGCTTGGTGTCTTGATTTCCAGAAATGTGTTCAAGATCAGACTTTTTGGTTTTGG AAGATTTATAAGAACACGGGATGACATCGAAGCAGACAAAACCGAGCTGTTGCTTCATGATTCTATCATGGAAATAGTAAAGAAGAGACAGTTTGAGGTTCAAAGTGGCAAAGCAGACAGTTTCGGTAGTGATTTTCTAGGATCGCTCCTAAAAGGTCACCACGATACAGATCCGAAGAGCCAGATATCAGCAGCTGAGATCATCGATGAATGTAAAACCTTCTATTTTGCTGGACAAGAAACAACTTTCAGTTTACTGTCATGGACCACATTTCTCCTTGCAATCCACACAGACTGGCAAGAGAGAGCCAGGGAAGCAGTGTTACAACTTTTCGGTCAACAAAATCCCAACTCTGATGGCCTTTCCAGATTAAAAACC GTTAACATGATATTATATGAAACACTGAGGCTATACAGCCCTGTCACTAGTATTCTAAGGAGAATAGACAGCAGAGTGAAGTTGGGAAAATACGAGTTTCCTGCAAATATGAGAGTTTCTATTCCGCCTCTAGCCATCCACCGGAATCCTGACATATGGGGTCAAGACGCTCACCTTTTCAAACCGGAAAGATTTTCTGAAGGGATGGCTAAGGCGATGAATGGCAACCCCACAGCCTTTCTAGGATTTGGATATGGGCCACGAACTTGTGTGGGCCTCAATTTGGCGATCAGTGAGGCAAAGATAGCGCTCTCGATGATCCTCCAACGCTACAAGTTCACACTCTCACCGGAGTATGTTCACTCGCCTTTGATAGTCCTCACTGCTCACCCGCAGCACGGAGTTGGGATCTTGCTTCAGCCGCTTTAA
- the LOC121757516 gene encoding cytochrome P450 CYP749A22-like, giving the protein MIPLLAMAVSLFVLIIIPSIILYKLCWIPLHLQRLMESQGIRGPPYRFLHGTTNEIIKMKHQTRDAATKDISHDIFPIIQPHLYSWIKLYGNNFLHWEGTEPEIVVSQNTNIVTEPELIKEILSNKEGTYPKTTSKGYIKKLLGDGLVEAEGEKWSKLRKLSNHAFHGDCFRWQERARDEVLRLFDQRNPNSDGLARLKTVNMILYETLRLYRPVTSILRRIDSRVKLGKYEFPANVKVEIPPLAIHRNPDIWGRDAHLFKLERFSQGVAKATNGNPTAFLGFGYGPRTCVGLMTQLYFTQIIPTSVRGYCSK; this is encoded by the exons ATGATTCCCCTTTTAGCTATGGCTGTATCCCTTTTTGTGTTGATTATAATTCCTTCAATCATCTTGTACAAATTATGTTGGattcctcttcatcttcaacGATTGATGGAGTCTCAAGGAATCAGAGGCCCTCCTTACAGATTCCTCCATGGCACCACCAACGAGATCATCAAGATGAAGCACCAAACAAGAGATGCAGCTACCAAGGACATATCTCATGATATATTTCCAATAATTCAGCCTCACTTGTATTCTTGGATTAAATTATATg GAAATAATTTTCTTCACTGGGAAGGCACTGAACCTGAAATTGTTGTTT CTCAAAATACGAACATTGTTACTGAGCCCGAGTTGATCAAAGAAATCCTAAGCAATAAAGAAGGTACATATCCAAAAACCACATCAAAAGGCTACATCAAGAAATTGTTAGGAGATGGACTTGTTGAGGCAGAAGGTGAAAAATGGTCTAAGCTTAGGAAATTGTCCAATCATGCTTTCCATGGAGACTGCTTCAGG TGGCAAGAGAGGGCCAGAGACGAAGTGTTGAGGCTTTTCGATCAACGAAACCCAAACTCAGATGGGCTTGCCAGATTAAAGACT GTTAACATGATATTATATGAAACGCTGAGGCTATACCGCCCTGTCACTAGTATTCTAAGGAGAATAGACAGCAGAGTCAAGTTGGGAAAATACGAGTTTCCTGCAAATGTGAAGGTGGAAATCCCTCCTCTAGCCATCCACCGGAATCCTGACATATGGGGTAGAGACGCTCACCTTTTCAAACTGGAAAGATTTTCTCAAGGGGTGGCTAAGGCGACCAATGGCAACCCCACGGCCTTCCTGGGATTCGGGTATGGACCACGGACATGTGTTGGCCTcatgactcaactttattttacccaaataatacccacaagtgtacggggttattgtAGCAAATAG